Proteins from one Paenibacillus amylolyticus genomic window:
- a CDS encoding AGE family epimerase/isomerase codes for MNTTTSQLQSEIKAHWEKQILPFWSNLKDTTHGGFYGWVGNDLQVNPQAPKGGIATARQLWSFAAAYRVTGNERWRDHAEHAYRFLADYMMDTEHGGMYWMVDYRGDALDTSKHVYTQSFGVYSLSEYYRATGDVSALELAKTLFALIEDKGLDAELPAYKEQFDRTWKEQPNEMLSENGVIADYTMNTHIHVLEAYTTLYRVWPDQQVKAALERLLGILYERVYDQDTKFLGVFFNKQWASIIDLRSFGHDIEASWLIDEALNVLGMEQHPEYAAMVTDIAYNISNVAVDADGSLLNEQEGEHIDEKRIWWVQAEAMVGFYNAYQRTGDPLFLERVERLWSYTKENIIDQRAGGEWYWSVDGNGTPDQSEIAGPWKCPYHNSRFCIELIERMGSE; via the coding sequence ATGAATACAACAACATCCCAACTCCAATCTGAAATCAAGGCGCATTGGGAAAAACAGATTTTACCCTTCTGGTCCAACCTTAAAGATACAACCCACGGTGGATTCTACGGCTGGGTTGGCAATGATCTTCAGGTGAATCCGCAGGCACCCAAAGGCGGGATCGCCACGGCACGGCAACTCTGGTCTTTTGCAGCGGCATATCGGGTTACCGGAAACGAAAGATGGCGGGATCACGCGGAGCACGCCTATCGTTTTCTCGCAGATTATATGATGGATACCGAACATGGCGGGATGTACTGGATGGTGGATTACCGAGGGGATGCACTGGACACGAGCAAACATGTGTATACGCAATCCTTCGGCGTGTATTCCCTCAGTGAGTACTATCGTGCGACCGGGGATGTGTCTGCATTGGAACTTGCGAAAACGCTTTTTGCTCTCATTGAGGACAAAGGTCTGGATGCAGAACTGCCTGCATATAAGGAACAATTTGATCGCACATGGAAGGAACAGCCCAACGAGATGCTGAGCGAAAACGGAGTAATTGCGGATTACACCATGAATACGCATATCCATGTGTTAGAGGCCTACACCACACTCTATCGCGTGTGGCCGGATCAACAAGTGAAGGCGGCGCTGGAACGCCTGCTCGGCATTTTATATGAAAGGGTGTATGACCAAGACACCAAGTTCCTCGGGGTATTTTTCAACAAACAGTGGGCGTCCATCATTGACCTGCGTTCGTTCGGACATGACATTGAAGCCAGCTGGCTGATCGACGAAGCACTGAACGTTCTGGGGATGGAGCAACATCCGGAGTATGCGGCAATGGTTACAGATATCGCCTATAACATCTCCAATGTGGCTGTGGATGCCGACGGTTCCCTGCTCAATGAACAAGAAGGTGAACATATCGATGAGAAGCGAATCTGGTGGGTTCAGGCAGAGGCGATGGTTGGCTTCTATAACGCGTATCAGCGTACAGGGGATCCACTATTTCTGGAGAGAGTGGAACGGCTGTGGAGCTATACGAAGGAGAATATTATTGATCAGCGCGCTGGTGGAGAATGGTACTGGTCGGTGGACGGGAACGGAACACCAGATCAGAGCGAAATTGCCGGACCGTGGAAGTGCCCATATCACAATAGCAGATTCTGTATTGAACTAATCGAGAGGATGGGATCAGAATGA
- a CDS encoding glycoside hydrolase family 130 protein: MSVAETKNVHIVGDALPNMPWEAKPEGTEGPVWRHSANPVVPRNPVKGVARIFNSAVVPYEGKFIGVFRAETVNGRPHLHMGASEDGLEWTIEEERIAFVDENGDPFMPNYAYDPRLVKVEDTYYIIWCTDFYGAALGLAKTDDFKTFVRLENPMLPFNRNGVLFPRKINDNYVMLSRPSDSGHTPFGDIFLSESPDLVYWGKHRHVMSKGGQGWWQSVKIGGGPAPIETSEGWLMFYHGVTGTCNGFVYSMGAVILDLDEPSKVKYRSSNFVLTPEKWYEEQGFVDNVIFPCATLHDAETGRIAIYYGAADTYVGVAYTTVEEIVNYVIETDEVIAGDHEEGKL, encoded by the coding sequence ATGTCAGTTGCTGAAACGAAAAACGTACACATTGTGGGGGATGCTTTGCCGAATATGCCGTGGGAGGCGAAACCGGAGGGAACGGAAGGCCCGGTGTGGAGACATTCGGCGAATCCGGTGGTTCCGCGTAACCCGGTCAAGGGAGTTGCCCGTATTTTCAACAGTGCCGTTGTACCTTATGAAGGGAAATTCATTGGTGTCTTCCGTGCTGAAACCGTTAATGGACGTCCGCACCTCCACATGGGAGCGAGTGAGGATGGTTTAGAGTGGACGATTGAAGAGGAACGCATTGCCTTTGTCGATGAAAATGGCGATCCGTTTATGCCGAACTATGCGTACGATCCGCGTCTGGTGAAAGTGGAAGATACGTATTATATCATCTGGTGTACCGATTTTTACGGAGCAGCACTGGGACTGGCGAAGACCGATGACTTCAAAACATTTGTCCGTCTCGAAAACCCAATGCTGCCATTCAACCGTAATGGTGTGTTGTTCCCGCGCAAAATCAACGATAACTATGTCATGTTGTCCAGACCGAGTGATAGTGGACATACGCCATTCGGAGACATTTTCCTGAGTGAAAGCCCGGATCTCGTGTATTGGGGCAAACATCGTCATGTGATGAGCAAAGGCGGCCAAGGCTGGTGGCAATCGGTCAAAATTGGCGGCGGACCTGCCCCGATCGAGACATCCGAAGGCTGGCTGATGTTCTATCATGGCGTAACCGGAACGTGCAATGGGTTTGTCTACAGCATGGGTGCGGTCATTCTGGATCTGGATGAGCCGTCCAAAGTGAAATATCGTTCCTCCAACTTCGTCCTGACACCGGAAAAATGGTATGAAGAGCAAGGTTTCGTGGATAATGTCATCTTCCCGTGTGCAACACTGCATGATGCCGAGACTGGACGCATTGCCATCTATTACGGGGCTGCCGACACATATGTGGGCGTGGCGTACACGACCGTCGAAGAGATTGTGAACTATGTGATCGAGACGGACGAAGTCATTGCTGGCGACCACGAGGAAGGCAAGCTGTAG